From Salmo salar chromosome ssa09, Ssal_v3.1, whole genome shotgun sequence:
aaacaggggtgcaaATAATTTTGACCCTTATCTTTTTGAGATTAttttttattacttgttaaacaaaatgtatTTCTTGTGGCAATTGTActattataaaataatataatttcccaattttttggagcatacaatataCTGTAGCGCAGTATTTCCATTATTTATGTTATACAGTCTTATTTGTTATACAGTcatatctttatcaagggtgccaataattatggacctgactgtatattatgTCGGTCCTCTACTACAAGTCTGATCCAGGCAGAACCGTTAAATTCCTGGTTCTTGTTTTGTTTCCATTGTAATGGACTGATTAGTTCTCGGAACCAATTAAAACATTTCACTACTGAATTTTACTTTCCCACGAGATTATAATGATGCTAAAGATCAAAATGGCACCAATAGCAGGGTTCCCGTGGCATGGGGTCAGAGGGTCAGTCACCTGGAAGTGCGGGCTGGACACACACTTTGCCAGCTGCCTGAAGAGTGGCTCCATGACCTTGACGAACTCAGACGGCTCAATGACGTCCAGAATCTCCTCCAGCTCATTGAGGAACATCACCTCTTTGGGGCTGTGAGTCTTTGGCCAGTATTTGAGAAGGGCCATTACCACCTGGGAAGACAATGATCAGTGAGTGGAGTGGATATTGACCAATATTGACCAATATATTACTATTAGTTAGTAACACTTTATAATGACTTTCATGAATAAGCATTAACATTTACTTTAATATTACCTTTTTATAGTGTATATGCTAATAATAAATGAGTTAATAATTTATAAACTTGTAATGAGCATTTATACACTTTTTTATCAAAACCGATCAATTTGGATAAATGGGTTGATATGCATTGCTATAGCAATACCTTCTGAGATGATGCAATACAACACAGAAGGAACACGCAACACACCTTCAGCCTCAGGTCAAATATCAAATACTATAAACAAGCGATTGACAAGGAAATGTGAGGAGAAATTTCACATGACTTACTGGTTCAGTGAGAGTGCTGTCCTTCTCTAGAAATTGCACAACACAGTATGCCAgctaggggggaaaaaaacacaatatAGTACACAATTAGTGGTGATTCAATTAGTGAAGACACAATCTTATTGTGTTGACATTCACACTGAAAATAGTCCCTAACAAATCATTGTAGTCACGAAGTTGCAGTTACAGTGTAGTAACTGTAATACTTTGATCGAGTAATACTAGCAGTATAACGGCGATATAACTGCTATGTTCTACACTGTAACGACAATTACTGTAAAGGGTGTTTCCTCATTTTGCATTAGGCTGGGGCAAAACAGATGCTAACACATAGATCAAGCTCTAATTGAGCTACTATGCTATGCAATGGCCCACAGAGCAGACTAAGAACTGTTCCACCAGCTCAAGGGACCCACTTGGCTGACAGCAGTCATACAGTGAAAGAGACACACACCggcccagagagcgagagagagcaagaggccCCTGAGAAGGACCTTTGTCACATAGTAACTCAGGCTTGTGAATGCCAGGTATCGGATTACAGCTAGCTTGTAGCAGCCAGGCTACTGCTCTCACCTCCCCCACTCACTGCCTGAACAGGCCTGACCCAACTGgaaacaacaccactgtgtgcCAACTGGCCAGAACTAGAACTCAGCCATTTCCATAGAATTCTATACATTTCCATAGGGTGTATCCAGTAGGGAAAAAAGAAAATCAGAAAGTTGCAGATCGAAATGTATTGAAGAGAGCTGAAACGACTCCCTATTCTTGACGACAGAGAATCGTGTCTGTTCTACACAatgcatttctatctgaacgttctgtAACTTCTCACCCTCCTGAACCGAGCCCAGGGCAGCATGGCTGATAGTTGAACAATCATCAGAACtgtgtcatgttcattagggccacacaatggaaaacattttaaaatgtctttCAACGGAAAATGAAAACAcacgtttcttattggacaagtgaaggtagtccctccctgtttcagtctgttttcttacCTTATGTGCCTAATAAACATGACATTAAACATGAAAAAAAGAAGGACTTACCTGTGGATGGTAGACACTAAGTGATTTGACTTTGTGCAAAGGCAACAGGACCTTTAACAGGAAAATCTTGTGCTCCTCTTTTAGTGGTAAGGCAAACCCATTGATTATACTgtgaatagagagagaaacaaataatTAGGCCCTGTATAAGAACAATAAACTAAATTCAACTGACCTCAAAATAGTAACAGAAAAATAAAGGGATAAAGGATAAACAACAGCTGACCATGAATGGTTAGAGATCCTATCTGCAGTCGAGAAGACATCATGAGACTGGATAACAGTCAAAAATAACTATTCCAACTCCACTGCAAGACACGCTGGATTAGAGCTTAAAGTGTACCTTCCGAGTATCTCCAGTAATTCTGCTATTCCATTATGGTGCTCGGTCTCATAGATAAACCTGTCAAAAACAGAGAGACATTTTATTTAGTTGCACAGCCAAACATACATTTCTTAGTAGTGATAAAACTAAACAACCAAATTCACCATTGAATCTTTAGCAATCGATTTGATGTGTTAAAATATCTAAGATTAAACAAGCGGCTGAAATTAAACTCACCTATAAAATATATTATTGATGTGTTTTCTGATGTAGGCCCTTAGTCCCAGGAATTTCCCATAGATCCTGTGGAGAGTGGTTTTGAGGAAGTCCCTCTCCCGTGGGTCCTCACTGTCAAACAGGTCTAAAAGCTGTGGACACATGACATCACTCCCATCAGACTCCACAAAACCAAGGACAAGACTTTACACTTAAAGAAAGAAATGCACTTTGGAAACATCAGCTCTTGCCATCACAATAAAACTGTGTGAGCATTCAACAATGTACGAGTATCCATGTTTCTTTCAGCTCTTACCTGCATCACAAATTTTTGGTCGATATACTTCTTTGCTATGTTCGGTTGAAAGTCGGGAGATTCTAAAAACCGAAGGAAAAATTCGTAGACGAGCTGTAAAGAAAGAAAACCTTTTACAAATACCTAATTTGCTGAATGCATATCAAGAAAGATCATGTTCAAAATGCTAGTCATAATCTTTCCTTACAAAAATGTTTTGTAAAATCACAGTAATTCCCCAATGCAAATCCTATCATAAtgatccataataaacagatgTGCTCGTTTGGTCTGAGCCAAGAGTTAGGGAAGGTCCAATTAACTTTAATTCTAAACTGATTATATGCTTTCATTTTAAAGCACTGTACTTCAGAGAATGTAAGATTTGCAGCACTTAAATCTTACTCAAACAGCAGGGTCGTGTGTTCATTGGGACATGCAACAGAAAACTCTTTACGAACAAAAATGTGTGTTTAGGACAAAACCAGGTAGTTtgtctgttttcttccatttggtgccgaATGAACACGACCCGGGCCATGTCAGCTGGGTTATTAGATGCCCTGGGTACCTGGAGATGTGGCCATGCAGCCTCAAGTGTAGGCTCGTCCTCCTCGGGGTCAAACTCTGCTCCTGTGGGGTTGGACGACGGAGGCAACGTTCGGAACATGTTCACTGCAAACTGAGGGTGGGAAAAGCACAACAAAGTCTATTCAGATTCAGTAGATCACCCTGATGGAGGCCAGTATGTAGACAAAACACTTCCCTGGCTGTTGTTTCATTTTACATTGAATGTAACAGGATCGCCTTGGGAATTTTTTTGTCCAAATAATATAGGCCCTGTTAAAATACTTTAGAATGCATCCTTGATCCTTCCTTCATACCTTACTTAAACACAGATATACAATTGGTGAAAGTGATGGATGAGAGAAAGTTACCACTCTATCTAGTCACTTATAGATCTGTGTTTACCTGAAGGAGATAAGGAAGGAAGGGCGCATGTCTGAAGTATTCAAACAGGGCAGTAGTATCTACTTGGCCAACTCAACCAGTTGTACATCTTTCATTGGAACCAAGTGTGTTATCATTTGTCTCCAACATCAACTGACTTGCCCTGTGGGGTGCTAGCTATAACTGCTATTCCCAGTAAAGACAGATCATGGGACAGTGCAGGTGGCCTGAGGATATAGAACACTGCTATTTCTGTTGGTTGCAGAgctgctagctaggtaaacaagtTCAAGCCCAGATGTAGCTTTTAAAAAGAGAAAAGATACATTTATTCGTTCACAGATGTCAATGTCAAATGATTATAATAACTCATTAGCTTTACCGCTAACTGCGGAAGCTTTGATGTATAAAAGAGAAACACTTCAAAGTGAATCTGGGTGATGACTGCTGACGGGTGGAAGACAAGCGAGAGTACAGTAGGGAGCTGGGGTAAAGCATTACGATTTGAATGTTTTAAAATCATGGActgaattaacctgttagggctagggggcagtattgacatggccggataaaaaacgtacccgatttaatctggttactactcctgcccagtaactagaatatgcatataattattggctttggatagaaaacaccctaaagtttctaaaactgtttgaatggtgtctgtgagtataacagaactcaaatggcaggccaaaacctgagaagattccatgcaggaagtggcctgtctgacaagttgtgttccatcttggctctttttattgaagactgaggatctttgctctaacgtgacacttcctacggctcccataggctctcagagcccgggaaaaagctgaacgatatcgaggcagcctctggctgaaacacattatcgcttttggcaagtggccgatcagagtactatgggcttaggcgcgtgcccgagtcgactgaatgctttattttctttcgtctgtttacctaaacgcagattcccggtcggaatattatcgctttttatgagaaaatggcataaaaattgattttaaacagcggttgacatgcttcgaagtacggtaatggaatatttcatattttttttgtcacgaattgcgccatgctcgtcacccttatttaccctttcggatagtgtcttgaacgcatcgaacaaaacgccgctgtttggatataactatggattattttgaaccaaaccaacatttgttattgaagtagaagtcctgggagtgcattctgacgaagacagcaaaggtaataacatttttcttatagtaaatctgactttggtgagtgctaaacttgctgggtgtctaaatagctagcgctgtgatgccgggctatctactgagaatattgcaaaatgtgctttcaccgaaaagctattttaaaatcggacatatcgagtgcatagaggagttctgtatctataattcttaaaataattgttatgctttttgtgaacgtttatcgtgagtaatttagtaaattcaccggcagtgttcggtaggaatgctagtcacatgctagtcacatgctaatgtaaaaagctgttttttgatataaatatgaacttgattgaacaaaacatgcatgtattgtataacataatgtcctagggttgtcatctgatgaagatcatcaaaggttagtgctgcatttagctgtggtttgggtttatgtgacattatatgctagcttgaaaaatgggtgtctgattatttctggctgggtactctgctgacataatctaatgttttgctttcgttgtaaagcctttttgaaatcggacagtgtggttagattaacgagagtcttgtctttaaaatggtgtaaaatagtcatatatttgaaaaattgaagtttttgcatttttgaggtttttgaataacgcgccacgggattacactggctgttacgtaggtgggacgatttggtgacacctaccctagagaggttaaatgctTTGACACTTGAAAAGGATCATTGCGTTTACACACTTATCCATGACAGCCTTATGCCAGGCCACAATGAGCTATCACATTAAAAACCACGAcaggctaacttgatgggtcacgCATGCAGATAATTGCTTCATGCTTCAGATTTATAGTTTTTGTATGGCTTTGTGACGTCAAAGGCTCCTCAATGAGGAAAATTGAAAATTcaatttgtgtcacgtcctgaccagtaaatgggttatttgttattgtagtttggtcaggacgtggcaggggggggtgtttgttttatgtggttcggggtttgttgggatatgtgtttatgtagaggggtgtttgtttagagtatttcggggtttttggttatgttctaggttttgtatttctatgctctgtctatgttgtgtatttctttgtgttggcctggtatggctctcaatcaggaacagctgtatatcgttgttgctgattgggagtcatacttaggtagccctgttttcacctgtcctttgtgggaagttgtttttgctctgctgtgtttagcctgcaatactgtgtgttcgttcgttttcttgttttgttatttaggtgttcaataaaagttcaaatgagcactcaacccgctgcgccttggtctacttcatacgacgaccgttacagaacttcccacctaatatggaccaagcagcggggtaaggagctggagaaaagctatcgggagtcgtggacctgggaggagatcctagccggagagggaccatggaaaaAGTCTGGAGAGGACCGGGACTGTTATATTGGAACACGAttggcatggaagcctgagaggcagccccaagaaatgttttgggggggcacacgggtagtttggctgggccagggttaagccccaagccaactccccgagcttaccggaggcagcatgttactggtcaggccccgtgctatggggtgatgcgcacggcgtcgaggccgagcattcacaggccggtgtgcgcggtgccagcgtcccgcatttgccagggggaagcgggcatccagccagtaagggtggtgccagtactgcgctcaagaccgccagtgcgccttcacggcccagtgtaccctgttcccgctcctcgcactagccctgaggtgcgtgtatccagtctggcatcttcaaagccagcaccacgcaccaggccttcagtgcatcagcccagtccaggatgtcctgtttctgctcctcgcactagccttggggtgcgtgtcgccagtctggtacctctactaccagcaccacgcaccaggcctccagtgcgtcaacccagtccaactcgtcctgttccagagtgtccggcgacagtgcctcgtccagagtgtccggcgacagtgcctcgtccagagtgtccggcgacagtgccccgtccagagtgtccggcgacagtgccccgtccagagtgtccggcgacagtgccccgtccagagtgtctggcgacagtgccccgtctagagcttccggcgacagtgccccgtagagagacggcccacagtccggaaccgagagagacggccc
This genomic window contains:
- the LOC106610635 gene encoding serine/threonine-protein phosphatase 2A 56 kDa regulatory subunit gamma isoform isoform X3, with product MLTCTKAGMRMVVDAPNSNGPFQPVALMHFRDCAPAEQEKLFVQKLRQCCVLFDFLSDPLSDLKWKEVKRAALSEMVEYITHNRNVITEPIYPEVVHMFAVNMFRTLPPSSNPTGAEFDPEEDEPTLEAAWPHLQLVYEFFLRFLESPDFQPNIAKKYIDQKFVMQLLDLFDSEDPRERDFLKTTLHRIYGKFLGLRAYIRKHINNIFYRFIYETEHHNGIAELLEILGSIINGFALPLKEEHKIFLLKVLLPLHKVKSLSVYHPQLAYCVVQFLEKDSTLTEPVVMALLKYWPKTHSPKEVMFLNELEEILDVIEPSEFVKVMEPLFRQLAKCVSSPHFQVAERALYYWNNEYIMSLISDNAAKILPIMFPALYRNSKTHWNKTIHGLIYNALKLFMEMNQKLFDDCTQQFRTEKNKEKAKSKEREEAWLKIETLAKSNPHCANVDIGTES
- the LOC106610635 gene encoding serine/threonine-protein phosphatase 2A 56 kDa regulatory subunit gamma isoform isoform X4 produces the protein MLTCTKAGMRMVVDAPNSNGPFQPVALMHFRDCAPAEQEKLFVQKLRQCCVLFDFLSDPLSDLKWKEVKRAALSEMVEYITHNRNVITEPIYPEVVHMFAVNMFRTLPPSSNPTGAEFDPEEDEPTLEAAWPHLQLVYEFFLRFLESPDFQPNIAKKYIDQKFVMQLLDLFDSEDPRERDFLKTTLHRIYGKFLGLRAYIRKHINNIFYRFIYETEHHNGIAELLEILGSIINGFALPLKEEHKIFLLKVLLPLHKVKSLSVYHPQLAYCVVQFLEKDSTLTEPVVMALLKYWPKTHSPKEVMFLNELEEILDVIEPSEFVKVMEPLFRQLAKCVSSPHFQVAERALYYWNNEYIMSLISDNAAKILPIMFPALYRNSKTHWNKTIHGLIYNALKLFMEMNQKLFDDCTQQFRTEKNKEKAKSKEREEAWLKIETLAKSNPHVVC
- the LOC106610635 gene encoding serine/threonine-protein phosphatase 2A 56 kDa regulatory subunit gamma isoform isoform X2, with amino-acid sequence MLTCTKAGMRMVVDAPNSNGPFQPVALMHFRDCAPAEQEKLFVQKLRQCCVLFDFLSDPLSDLKWKEVKRAALSEMVEYITHNRNVITEPIYPEVVHMFAVNMFRTLPPSSNPTGAEFDPEEDEPTLEAAWPHLQLVYEFFLRFLESPDFQPNIAKKYIDQKFVMQLLDLFDSEDPRERDFLKTTLHRIYGKFLGLRAYIRKHINNIFYRFIYETEHHNGIAELLEILGSIINGFALPLKEEHKIFLLKVLLPLHKVKSLSVYHPQLAYCVVQFLEKDSTLTEPVVMALLKYWPKTHSPKEVMFLNELEEILDVIEPSEFVKVMEPLFRQLAKCVSSPHFQVAERALYYWNNEYIMSLISDNAAKILPIMFPALYRNSKTHWNKTIHGLIYNALKLFMEMNQKLFDDCTQQFRTEKNKEKAKSKEREEAWLKIETLAKSNPHSMTSFYPHALQVIGWVPQPTSSTYLLNCIPNILFHSR
- the LOC106610635 gene encoding serine/threonine-protein phosphatase 2A 56 kDa regulatory subunit gamma isoform isoform X5, with amino-acid sequence MVEYITHNRNVITEPIYPEVVHMFAVNMFRTLPPSSNPTGAEFDPEEDEPTLEAAWPHLQLVYEFFLRFLESPDFQPNIAKKYIDQKFVMQLLDLFDSEDPRERDFLKTTLHRIYGKFLGLRAYIRKHINNIFYRFIYETEHHNGIAELLEILGSIINGFALPLKEEHKIFLLKVLLPLHKVKSLSVYHPQLAYCVVQFLEKDSTLTEPVVMALLKYWPKTHSPKEVMFLNELEEILDVIEPSEFVKVMEPLFRQLAKCVSSPHFQVAERALYYWNNEYIMSLISDNAAKILPIMFPALYRNSKTHWNKTIHGLIYNALKLFMEMNQKLFDDCTQQFRTEKNKEKAKSKEREEAWLKIETLAKSNPHVKKDSNGRSHSVTRERPEKRLSSGAARVGFPSGHLHRKSLGDPSPRR